A genomic window from Bicyclus anynana chromosome 11, ilBicAnyn1.1, whole genome shotgun sequence includes:
- the LOC112049057 gene encoding spermatogenesis-associated protein 20 isoform X2, which yields MPTGRAVLLLRRLSTGDSRLKNINLNQNSTKDSSSAFSFPVCIHRDLGASKRFSSYDLSPPTLIRRSFSDNIIKMATANPETNQAEKHKFSNRLVTERSPYLLQHAHNPVDWYPWCQEAIDRAKKENKLIFLSIGYSTCHWCHVMEKECFENEAVAKIMNEHYVNIKIDREERPDLDRVYMLFITATTGRGGWPMSIFLTPELCPVTGGTYFPPEDRWGRPGFKTILLSLANKWRENSAQFLEASSNVLDALRNISRIQDSTTAVPGEATWTKCVRHYLSTFEPDFGGFGTAPKFPQASIFNFLFHFYARDKRDQEGKTCLEMCLHTLTKIAKGGIHDHVSGGFARYSVDNDWHVPHFEKMLYDQAQLLVAYTDAYLATKDEFFAEVVRDIVKYINRDLRHETGGYYSAEDADSYPYFGAEHKKEGAFCTWEYKELKSLLEGKQLGSLSYFEIFCDYFSVQENGNISPESDPHSELTDKNVLIIYGSKEETMSRFGITLEQFNEVINECIGILFEARSKRPRPHLDTKMLCSWNGLMIAGLAQAGQGLGDKSFVDDALKTAQFVKDYLYDPNTKTLFHSSYRDEVGNITQTNQPIEGFLDDYAFLIKGLLDLYEASLDLNWLNWARELQLKQNELFWDMDNGGYFTTSTCDPSVILRLKEDQDGAEPSGNSVSCHNLQRLATYADKSAVPEGGDHERELAKKVLLAFSKKMMDHPTALPEMVSALMFYNDSPTQVLIAGGCSDPRTLELLRVVRSRLLPGRVLAVADPAADSPVVLSRIRSAGDVPAAYVCRRYACSLPVTDVKQLETLLDEPASPAPQNN from the exons ATGCCTACAGGCCGCGCTGTGCTTCTGTTGAGACGTCTTTCGACGGGTGAtagtagattaaaaaatattaatttaaaccaGAACTCCACCAAGGATTCTAGCTCTGCGTTTTCATTCCCGGTTTGCATACATCGTGATTTAGGAGCTAGTAAAAG ATTTTCTTCGTATGATCTCAGTCCACCTACACTCATTAGAAGAAGCTTTAGTGACAACATAATCAAGATGGCTACAGCTAATCCAGAAACAAATCAAGCAGAGAAACATAAATTTTCTAATAGATTGGTAACAGAAAGGTCACCTTATTTGTTGCAACATGCTCACAATCCTGTAGACTGGTATCCATGGTGTCAAGAAGCAATTGACAGAGCTAAAAAAGAGAATAAGCTTATATTTCTATCAATAGGATACTCTACTTGCCACTGGTGTCATGTAATGGAAAAGGAATGTTTTGAGAATGAAGCTGTTGCGAAAATCATGAATGAACATTATGTAAACATTAAAATTGACAGAGAAGAACGTCCTGACCTTGACCGCGTTTACATGCTTTTCATCACAGCAACCACAGGCAGAGGAGGCTGGCCAATGTCTATCTTTCTCACACCGGAATTGTGTCCTGTAACTGGTGGTACTTACTTCCCCCCTGAAGACAGATGGGGTCGTCCAGGTTTTAAAACCATTTTGCTTTCTTTAGCAAATAAATGGCGAGAAAATAGTGCACAATTCTTGGAAGCTAGCAGCAATGTTTTGGACGCTTTACGAAACATATCAAGAATACAGGATTCAACAACTGCAGTACCAGGTGAGGCTACCTGGACTAAATGCGTGCGTCATTATCTCTCTACGTTTGAACCAGACTTTGGTGGTTTTGGGACAGCACCGAAATTTCCACAAGCTTCCATATTCAACTTTCTTTTCCACTTCTACGCCAGAGACAAACGGGATCAAGAAGGGAAAACGTGTCTGGAGATGTGCTTGCATACTTTGACTAAAATAGCTAAAGGTGGTATTCATGATCACGTGTCTGGTGGCTTTGCTAGGTATTCCGTGGATAACGACTGGCACGTACCGCATTTCGAAAAAATGCTATACGATCAAGCACAACTATTAGTCGCCTATACAGATGCTTATCTTGCAACGAAAGACGAATTCTTCGCAGAGGTCGTAAGGGACATAGTGAAGTATATAAACAGAGACTTGAGGCACGAAACTGGAGGCTATTATAGTGCAGAAGATGCTGATTCTTATCCATATTTCGGTGCCGAACATAAAAAAGAAGGGGCTTTCTGCACTTGGGAATATAAAGAACTGAAGTCGCTATTAGAGGGAAAGCAGCTCGGATCTCTTTCCTATTTCGAAATATTTTGCGATTATTTTAGCGTCCAAGAAAATGGTAACATTTCGCCGGAAAGTGACCCACATTCCGAACTGACTGATAAAAACGTTCTTATTATCTATGGAAGTAAAGAAGAAACCATGTCTAGATTTGGCATAACATTGGAACAATTCAATGAAGTTATTAATGAATGTATTGGTATATTATTTGAAGCACGCTCCAAAAGACCCCGTCCTCATTTGGATACCAAAATGCTATGTTCCTGGAATGGCCTCATGATAGCCGGCTTAGCCCAAGCTGGTCAAGGATTAGGCGATAAGAGTTTTGTAGATGACGCCCTGAAAACAGCTCAATTTGTCAAGGACTACCTGTATGATCCAAATACGAAAACACTGTTTCATTCTTCCTACAGAGATGAAGTTGGAAATATCACTCAAAC TAATCAACCAATCGAAGGATTTTTAGATGACTACGCGTTTTTGATCAAAGGTCTACTTGACCTGTACGAAGCTTCTCTGGACCTCAACTGGCTGAACTGGGCGCGAGAGCTGCAACTCAAACAAAACGAACTTTTTTGGGATATGGATAATGGAGGCTATTTCACAACTTCTACATGCGATCCTTCCGTTATTTTAAGGTTGAAAGAAG atcAGGATGGGGCGGAGCCTTCTGGTAACAGCGTGTCGTGTCACAACCTACAACGCTTGGCAACGTACGCGGACAAGAGCGCAGTGCCTGAAGGCGGCGACCACGAGCGGGAGCTGGCGAAGAAAGTACTGCTGGCTTTCAGCAAGAAAATGATGGACCACCCCACTGCGCTGCCTGAAATGGTGTCTGCGCTTATGTTCTACAATGACTCTCCTACTCAG GTGCTAATTGCTGGCGGCTGCTCCGACCCGCGCACGCTGGAGCTGCTGCGCGTGGTGCGCTCGCGCCTGCTGCCCGGCCGCGTGCTGGCCGTGGCCGACCCGGCCGCAGACTCGCCCGTTG TGCTGAGTCGCATCCGTAGCGCGGGCGACGTGCCCGCCGCGTACGTGTGTCGGCGCTACGCGTGCTCGCTGCCCGTCACCGACGTCAAGCAGCTGGAGACGCTGCTCGACGAGCCTGCGTCGCCGGCACCACAGAACAATTAG
- the LOC112049057 gene encoding spermatogenesis-associated protein 20 isoform X1, which yields MPTGRAVLLLRRLSTGDSRLKNINLNQNSTKDSSSAFSFPVCIHRDLGASKRFSSYDLSPPTLIRRSFSDNIIKMATANPETNQAEKHKFSNRLVTERSPYLLQHAHNPVDWYPWCQEAIDRAKKENKLIFLSIGYSTCHWCHVMEKECFENEAVAKIMNEHYVNIKIDREERPDLDRVYMLFITATTGRGGWPMSIFLTPELCPVTGGTYFPPEDRWGRPGFKTILLSLANKWRENSAQFLEASSNVLDALRNISRIQDSTTAVPGEATWTKCVRHYLSTFEPDFGGFGTAPKFPQASIFNFLFHFYARDKRDQEGKTCLEMCLHTLTKIAKGGIHDHVSGGFARYSVDNDWHVPHFEKMLYDQAQLLVAYTDAYLATKDEFFAEVVRDIVKYINRDLRHETGGYYSAEDADSYPYFGAEHKKEGAFCTWEYKELKSLLEGKQLGSLSYFEIFCDYFSVQENGNISPESDPHSELTDKNVLIIYGSKEETMSRFGITLEQFNEVINECIGILFEARSKRPRPHLDTKMLCSWNGLMIAGLAQAGQGLGDKSFVDDALKTAQFVKDYLYDPNTKTLFHSSYRDEVGNITQTNQPIEGFLDDYAFLIKGLLDLYEASLDLNWLNWARELQLKQNELFWDMDNGGYFTTSTCDPSVILRLKEDQDGAEPSGNSVSCHNLQRLATYADKSAVPEGGDHERELAKKVLLAFSKKMMDHPTALPEMVSALMFYNDSPTQVLIAGGCSDPRTLELLRVVRSRLLPGRVLAVADPAADSPVGMSDILLSRIRSAGDVPAAYVCRRYACSLPVTDVKQLETLLDEPASPAPQNN from the exons ATGCCTACAGGCCGCGCTGTGCTTCTGTTGAGACGTCTTTCGACGGGTGAtagtagattaaaaaatattaatttaaaccaGAACTCCACCAAGGATTCTAGCTCTGCGTTTTCATTCCCGGTTTGCATACATCGTGATTTAGGAGCTAGTAAAAG ATTTTCTTCGTATGATCTCAGTCCACCTACACTCATTAGAAGAAGCTTTAGTGACAACATAATCAAGATGGCTACAGCTAATCCAGAAACAAATCAAGCAGAGAAACATAAATTTTCTAATAGATTGGTAACAGAAAGGTCACCTTATTTGTTGCAACATGCTCACAATCCTGTAGACTGGTATCCATGGTGTCAAGAAGCAATTGACAGAGCTAAAAAAGAGAATAAGCTTATATTTCTATCAATAGGATACTCTACTTGCCACTGGTGTCATGTAATGGAAAAGGAATGTTTTGAGAATGAAGCTGTTGCGAAAATCATGAATGAACATTATGTAAACATTAAAATTGACAGAGAAGAACGTCCTGACCTTGACCGCGTTTACATGCTTTTCATCACAGCAACCACAGGCAGAGGAGGCTGGCCAATGTCTATCTTTCTCACACCGGAATTGTGTCCTGTAACTGGTGGTACTTACTTCCCCCCTGAAGACAGATGGGGTCGTCCAGGTTTTAAAACCATTTTGCTTTCTTTAGCAAATAAATGGCGAGAAAATAGTGCACAATTCTTGGAAGCTAGCAGCAATGTTTTGGACGCTTTACGAAACATATCAAGAATACAGGATTCAACAACTGCAGTACCAGGTGAGGCTACCTGGACTAAATGCGTGCGTCATTATCTCTCTACGTTTGAACCAGACTTTGGTGGTTTTGGGACAGCACCGAAATTTCCACAAGCTTCCATATTCAACTTTCTTTTCCACTTCTACGCCAGAGACAAACGGGATCAAGAAGGGAAAACGTGTCTGGAGATGTGCTTGCATACTTTGACTAAAATAGCTAAAGGTGGTATTCATGATCACGTGTCTGGTGGCTTTGCTAGGTATTCCGTGGATAACGACTGGCACGTACCGCATTTCGAAAAAATGCTATACGATCAAGCACAACTATTAGTCGCCTATACAGATGCTTATCTTGCAACGAAAGACGAATTCTTCGCAGAGGTCGTAAGGGACATAGTGAAGTATATAAACAGAGACTTGAGGCACGAAACTGGAGGCTATTATAGTGCAGAAGATGCTGATTCTTATCCATATTTCGGTGCCGAACATAAAAAAGAAGGGGCTTTCTGCACTTGGGAATATAAAGAACTGAAGTCGCTATTAGAGGGAAAGCAGCTCGGATCTCTTTCCTATTTCGAAATATTTTGCGATTATTTTAGCGTCCAAGAAAATGGTAACATTTCGCCGGAAAGTGACCCACATTCCGAACTGACTGATAAAAACGTTCTTATTATCTATGGAAGTAAAGAAGAAACCATGTCTAGATTTGGCATAACATTGGAACAATTCAATGAAGTTATTAATGAATGTATTGGTATATTATTTGAAGCACGCTCCAAAAGACCCCGTCCTCATTTGGATACCAAAATGCTATGTTCCTGGAATGGCCTCATGATAGCCGGCTTAGCCCAAGCTGGTCAAGGATTAGGCGATAAGAGTTTTGTAGATGACGCCCTGAAAACAGCTCAATTTGTCAAGGACTACCTGTATGATCCAAATACGAAAACACTGTTTCATTCTTCCTACAGAGATGAAGTTGGAAATATCACTCAAAC TAATCAACCAATCGAAGGATTTTTAGATGACTACGCGTTTTTGATCAAAGGTCTACTTGACCTGTACGAAGCTTCTCTGGACCTCAACTGGCTGAACTGGGCGCGAGAGCTGCAACTCAAACAAAACGAACTTTTTTGGGATATGGATAATGGAGGCTATTTCACAACTTCTACATGCGATCCTTCCGTTATTTTAAGGTTGAAAGAAG atcAGGATGGGGCGGAGCCTTCTGGTAACAGCGTGTCGTGTCACAACCTACAACGCTTGGCAACGTACGCGGACAAGAGCGCAGTGCCTGAAGGCGGCGACCACGAGCGGGAGCTGGCGAAGAAAGTACTGCTGGCTTTCAGCAAGAAAATGATGGACCACCCCACTGCGCTGCCTGAAATGGTGTCTGCGCTTATGTTCTACAATGACTCTCCTACTCAG GTGCTAATTGCTGGCGGCTGCTCCGACCCGCGCACGCTGGAGCTGCTGCGCGTGGTGCGCTCGCGCCTGCTGCCCGGCCGCGTGCTGGCCGTGGCCGACCCGGCCGCAGACTCGCCCGTTGGTATGTCCGACATAC TGCTGAGTCGCATCCGTAGCGCGGGCGACGTGCCCGCCGCGTACGTGTGTCGGCGCTACGCGTGCTCGCTGCCCGTCACCGACGTCAAGCAGCTGGAGACGCTGCTCGACGAGCCTGCGTCGCCGGCACCACAGAACAATTAG